Sequence from the Paenibacillus antri genome:
AGTTATTGAAGAAGTTATGCGTTGACAAGATGTCGCTCGGGAACGTGCTCCGGTCGAGCAGCAGCACCTCGAAGCCGGCTTTCGAGAGCTCGTACGCCAGGGCCGATCCGGCGACACGGGCGCCGACGACGATCACGTCGTATTGGGTCTTCATCGTAAAAAACCGCCTCTCCTCGCGAATGGAATGGGAACTCCATTCATTGTAGGAGAGGCGGTTGTCATGCGCGCATGACACGGTGTCATTTTCGCTATAGGGAGATCGACCGAATAATGTCTTTCAGCTTGTCGGCGGACTTATGCAGCAGCGCCTTCTCTTCTTCGGTGATATGGAGCGGCAGCACCGAGCGGACGCCCGACCGGTCGACGACGCAAGGCACGCCCATGTAGACGTCGGAGATGCCGTGGTAATCGTTCAGCAGCGTGGATACGTTCAGCACCGCGCCTTCGTTGCGCACGATCGCGGCGCAAATCCGGTCGATCGCGAGCGCGATCGCGTAATACGTGGCGCCTTTCGCTTCGATGATCTGGTACGCGGCGTCGCGCGTGTTCGCGAAGACGCGTTCTTTCGCTTCGTCGCTTAACGACACCTCCGTGCCGGCGACGTTGGCGAGGCTCCACACCGGCACCTCGGAATCGCCGTGCTCGCCGATGATGTGCGCATGAATGCTGCGCGGATCGATGTCGAGCTCCGAGCCGATCAAGTAGCGGAACCGCGCGCTGTCGAGCAGCGTCCCGGACCCGATGACCCGGTGCACCGGCCAGCCGGACTTCTTCTGCGAGAAGTAGCTCATGACGTCGACCGGGTTCGAAGCGATCAGCAGAATGGCGTGGTCGTTCACCTTTAAGACTTCTTCCATAATGCTTTCGAAAATGCCAACATTGCGCTTCAGCAAATCGATGCGCGTCTCGCCCGGCTTCTGCGCGGCGCCCGCCGTAATGACGATAATGTCCGCGTCGCGGCAATCCTCGTACGTGCCGGCCCACACCTTCGCCCGGCCGAGGAACGGCATGCCGTGGTTCATGTCGAGCGCGTCCCCGACCGCCTTCGCATGGTTATAGTCGATTAATACGAGCTCGGACGCTCGTTCTCTTAAGA
This genomic interval carries:
- a CDS encoding L-lactate dehydrogenase, which produces MKKGAKIAVIGVGAVGSTTAYTLLLRERASELVLIDYNHAKAVGDALDMNHGMPFLGRAKVWAGTYEDCRDADIIVITAGAAQKPGETRIDLLKRNVGIFESIMEEVLKVNDHAILLIASNPVDVMSYFSQKKSGWPVHRVIGSGTLLDSARFRYLIGSELDIDPRSIHAHIIGEHGDSEVPVWSLANVAGTEVSLSDEAKERVFANTRDAAYQIIEAKGATYYAIALAIDRICAAIVRNEGAVLNVSTLLNDYHGISDVYMGVPCVVDRSGVRSVLPLHITEEEKALLHKSADKLKDIIRSISL